The Streptomyces rubrogriseus genomic sequence CGGCGGGCAGGGCGGTGTGTCCGCGCGCCCGGGCGAGCCGGTCGGCGATCGCCCGCCTGAGCCGGGCCCGGTGTTCCAGCAGGGTCTGGGCGACGTCCGGGTCGCGGGCGGCGTGCACGAGGAAGTCCGTCTTCACCAGGAGCCAGTCCCGGTCCAGGAGCAGCACCTCGGTGACGCGCTCCACGGCGGCCGGCACGTCCAGGTCGGGGCCGTCGGAGGCGAGGGCCGCGGACACCTGCTCGGCGATCTGGCCGGCCCGTTGCTCGTAGAGGGCGAAGAACAGCTCGTGGAGGCTGGCGAAGTTGGAGTAGAAGGCGCCGCGGCTGTACCCGGCGGCCTCGCAGACCTCCTCGATCGACACCCGCCCGAACCCCTTGACGGCGAACACCTCGAAGGCGGCGTCCAGGAGGTTGGCGCGGGTGCGCGCACGGCGTCTGGTCACCCGCCCGGTCGTCTCCCGCACCACCATGCCCGGCCCCTTCGCTCCGTTCGATGCGCGAATGTATCGGATACAGCCGTGTATCGAAAGGGCGCGGGCGTGCCCTTTCCCCGTCGAGCGGTGAATAGAACACAGTTTCGAACACGGAGTACGCTGGTCCCATGACCACGCACCTCCAGGGCTCGCTCTTCGACCAGACCGACGAGGTCGGGCTCGGCTCCCTCGACGGGCTCCGCCGCACCCGCCTCGGCTCCGGTGCCTGGATCGACCTGCTCCCCGGGTGGCTGAGCGGCGCCGACGCGCTCTTCGAGCGGCTGGCCACCGGGGTCCCCTGGCGCGCCGAGCGGCGTGAGATGTACGAACGGGTCGTCGACGTGCCCCGGCTGCTGGCGTTCTACGGTGCGGCCGACCCGCTGCCGGACCCCCTGCTGACGGAGGCGCGCGACGCCCTGTCGGCGCACTACGCCGAGGAGCTGGGCGAGCCGTTCACGACCGCGGGCCTGTGCCACTACCGCGACGGCCGGGACAGCGTCGCCTGGCACGGAGACCGGATCGGCCGCGGCGCGCGCCAGGACACGATGGTCGCCATCCTCTCGGTGGGCGCGCCCCGGGACCTGCTGCTGCGCCCGGTGGGCGGGGGCGGCGAGACCGTGCGCCGCCCGCTGGGCCACGGTGACCTGATCGTGATGGGCGGCTCCTGCCAGCGCACCTGGGAGCACTGCGTCCCCAAGAGCACCCGCGCCGCCGGGCCCCGCATCAGCGTCCAGTTCCGCCCGCACGGCGTGCGCTGAGGGCCGGGCAACCGCCCGCGCCCGGTTTCTGGTTGGCTGTCCCGCGCGGGGGACCACCGACCTGGAACGCGGGAGACCATGAGCGCGGACGTACGGCAAGTGGCCGACGGCACCTACCTGGTGCACGGCGGCAACACCAACTGGGTCATCCTCACCGACGGCGACGCGGTGACGCTCGTCGACACCGGATACCCCGGCGACCGCCGGGCGCTGCTCGAATCCCTGGCCGCCGTCGGGAGTTCGCCCGAGGCGGTGGCAGCGGTGCTGATCACCCACGCCCACAACGACCACCTGGGCTCGGCCGAGTACCTGCGGGCCACCCACGGCACCCCGGTCCTGCTGCACGAGGCCGAGGTGCCGCACGCCCGGCGCGACTACCTCCAGCAGGTGTCGGTCGGCACGGTGCTGCGCAACGCCTGGCGGCCCGGCGTACTGCCGTGGATGCGGCACGTGCTGCGCACCGGCGGCACCGAGCAGCACCCGGTGACCGCGCCCGCGGCCTTCCCGGCGGACGGCGCCCTCGACCTCCCGGGCCGGCCCGTGCCGGTGCACACCCCCGGGCACACCGACGGACACTGCGTCTACCACCTGCCCGACGCCGGCGTGGTGATCTCCGGCGACGCGCTGGTGAGCGGCCACGCCATCTCCCGGACCGAGGGACCGCAGCTGCTGCCCGACCTGTTCCACCACGACCGGGCGGGCGCGGTCGCCTCGCTCGACGTCGTCGCCGGTCTGGAGGGCGACGTGCTGCTGCCGGGCCACGGTCCGGTCCACCGGGGGCCGGTGAAGGACGCCGCGGACCTGGCCCGGGAACGGGCGTTCTAGAGTCGGGGCATGGCCTTGCAGATCAGCGCCACCAATCCGGAGCATCCCGCGCTCCTGCTCGAACTGCCCTGGCAGCTGCCGCTGGAGCAGTGGCCCGAGGAGTACCTCGTGCCGCTGCCCCGCGGCATCTCCCGGCACGTGGTCCGCTACGCGCGCGCCGGGGACGAGGTGATCGCCGTCAAGGAGCTGGCCGAGCGGCCCGCGCTGCGGGAGTACCAGCTGCTGCGCGACCTGGACCGGCTCGCCATCCCGGCGGTGGACGCGCTGGCCGTGGTCACCGGCCGCTCCGACGCCGCCGGTGAGGCGCTGGAACCGGTGCTGGTCACCCGGCACCTGGGCGGCTCGCTGCCGTACCGGTCGATGTTCGAGACGACGCTGCGCCCGGCGACCATGCACCGCCTGATGGACGCCCTCGCGGTGCTGCTGGTCCGGCTGCACCTGGCCGGGTTCGCGTGGGGGGACTGCTCGCTGTCCAACACGCTCTTCCGGCGCGACGCGGGCGCCTACGCCGCCTACCTGGTCGACGCCGAGACCGGCGACCTGCACCCGCGGCTCAGCGACGGGCAGCGCGACTACGACCTCGACCTCGCCCGGGTGAACATCAGCGGCGAACTGCTCGACCTGGAGGCCTCGGGGGCGCTGCACCCCTCCGTCGACCCGGTCGAGTTCGGCACCGAGATCTGCGCCCGCTACCGGAGCCTGTGGCAGGAGCTGACCCGTACCTCCGTGTATCCGGCGGGCAAGTACCACTACATCGAGCGCCGCATCCGGCGCCTGAACGACCTCGGCTTCGACGTCGCCGAGATGCAGATCGAGCACGCCTCCAACGGCGACACGGTCACCTTCGTGCCCAAGGTCGTCGACGCCGGCCACCACCAGCGCCAGCTGCTGCGCCTGACCGGACTGGACGCCGAGGAGAACCAGGCCAGACGGCTGCTCAACGACCTGGAGAGCTGGATGGCCACCCAGGACGACTACGCCCCGGGCGACCCCCTCGGCGCCCGCCCGGAGGTCCTCGCCCACCGCTGGGTGCGCGAGGTCTTCCGGCCCACCGTGCGCGCCGTGCCGGTGGAGCTGCGCGGCGCGATGGACCCGGCGGAGATCTACCACGAGCTGCTGGAGCACCGCTGGTACCTCTCCGAGCGGGCCCAGCACGACATCGGCCTGGACACGGCCGTCGAGGACTACCTCGTCAACATCCTGCCCAGGGCCCGGGAGACCCTTCAGCCCACGGCCGACTGAGCGGCGCGGCGGCCGCTCACCTGTGCGGGACCACCGCCACCGGGCACTCCGCGTGGTGCAGCACGCCGTGCGCCACGGAGCCGATCCGGGCGCCGACGGCCGTACGGCGGGCGCGGCGGCCGACGACCATCAGCTGGGCGTCGGCGGACACCGCCAGCAGGACCTGGCCCGCGCTGCCCATCTCCACGTGCTCCACCACCGGAACGTCGGGGAAGCGCTCGCGCCACGGTGCGAGAGCCTCGCCGAGCGCCTTGCGCTCGTACTGCTCCAGGCCTCCGGCCTCGTCCGCGAGGGCCATCGAGCCGGGGCTGTAGGTGAAGACCGTCGGCAGGGCCCAGGCCCGCACGGCGCGCACGGTGGCGCCCCGCGCGGCGGCCGCCTCGAACGCGAACCCGATGACGTCGGCGCTGTCCTCCGGCTCGCCCTGCTGGCCCACCACGACCTCGCGGCCCCCCGCCTCGGCGGCGGCCTCGTCACCGGCCCGGACGAGGACGACGGGCCGGGTCGCCTCGGCGATCACCTGCTGGCCGACCGAGCCGAGCAGGAAGCCGACGACCGCGCCGTGGCCGCGCGAGCCGAGGACCAGCGTCTCGGCGTCGGCCGCGGCGGCGAGCAGGGCCGCGACGGCGTCGCCCTCGCGGACGTCGGTGGTCACCGTGAGACCGGGATGGCGCTCGGCGACGGTGCCGACCGCCCGGGCGAGGGCATCCCGCGCCCACCCCTCCTGCGTCTCCCGGTCCACCGCGTCGGCCACGCCCTGCCCCTGGAACCGCCAGGCGTGCACGACGTGCAGCGGTGCACCGCGGCGCACCGCCTCCCTCGCCGCCCAGGCCAGTGCGGCCAGGCTCTCCTCCGAACCGTCCGAGCCTGCCGTGATCGGGCGCGTCATGCGGGTCCCTCCCTGGGTCGCGGGAACGTCGTTCTCGGAGCCCAGTCTTCCCCAAGCCGTCCGCACGGCCGCGCGGGGGGAGCTTACGGACGCCGGCGGCCCGTCCCCGCCGCCCGAGCGAGGACCCGCGATCGAACATACGATGGCCGCAGGCCGGTGCGGTGACGGGGACGCCGTGCCGTGAACCCGGCCGCTCGACGTGGGGGACGTATGGCACAGGCCGACGCGGAGACACGGACCGTCATCATGACCGTGGACGACGATCCGGGGGTGTCCCGCGCCGTCGCCCGCGACCTGCGGCGGCGCTACGGCGCCACGTACCGGATCGTGCGCGCGGAGTCCGGCGAGTCGGCCCTCGACGCGCTGCGGGAACTGAAACTCCGCGGCGACCTGGTGGCCGTGATCCTGGCCGACTACCGGATGCCGCAGATGAACGGCATCGAGTTCCTGGAACAGGCCCTGGACGTCTACCCGGGTGCCCGGCGGGTGCTGCTGACGGCGTACGCGGACACCAACGCGGCGATCGACGCGATCAACGTCGTCGATCTGGACCACTACCTGCTCAAGCCCTGGGACCCGCCCGAGGAGAAGCTCTACCCGGTCCTGGACGACCTGCTCCAGGCCTGGCGGGCCGGCGACCACCGTCCGGTGCCCAGCACCAAGGTCGTCGGACACCGCTGGTCGGCGCGGTCCTCGGAGGTCCGGGAGTTCCTGGCCCGCAACCAGGTGCCCTACCGCTGGTACTCCTCGGACGAGCCGGAGGGGCGGCGACTGCTGTCGGCGGCCGGGCAGGACGGGCAGCGGCTGCCGGTGGTGATCACGCCGGACGGGACCCCGCTGGTGGAGCCGGAGGCGCCCGAGCTGGCGGCGCGGGTGGGCCTGGCGACCACGCCGACGGCCGACTTCTACGACCTGGTGGTGATCGGCGGCGGCCCGGCGGGGCTCGGCGCGGCCGTGTACGGGGCCTCGGAGGGGCTGCGCACGGTGCTGGTGGAGCGGTCGGCGACCGGCGGGCAGGCCGGGCAGAGCTCCCGCATCGAGAACTACCTCGGCTTCCCCGACGGAGTGTCCGGCGGCCAGCTCACCGAGCGGGCCCGGCGGCAGGCGGCGAGGTTCGGCGCCGAGATCCTCACCGCGCGCGAGGTGACCGGCCTGGAGGCGAACGGCGCGGCGCGCGTCGTACGGTTCTCGGACGGCTCGGCGATCGCCGCGCACAGCGTCATCCTGGCGACCGGCGTGTCCTACCGGCAGCTGGCCGCGCCGGGCACCGAGGACCTGGCCGGCTGCGGGGTGTTCTACGGCTCGGCGCTGACCGAGGCGGCCTCCTGCCAGGGCCACGACGTGTACGTCGTCGGCGGCGCCAACTCGGCCGGGCAGGCCGCGATGTACCTGGCCCGGGGTGCCAAGTCGGTGACCCTGCTGGTGCGCGGCGAGTCCCTGGCGGCGTCGATGTCGTACTACCTGATCCAGCAGATCGAGGAGACGCCCAACATCCACGTGCGCTGCTCCACCGTCGTCGAGGGCGCGCACGGCGACGGCCACCTGGAGCGGCTCACCCTGCGCGACGCGGTCGACGGCGCCACCGAACTCGTCGACGCGCAGTGGCTGTTCGTGTTCATCGGCGCGGCGCCGCTGACCGACTGGCTGGACGGCACGGTGCTGCGGGACGAGCGCGGGTTCATCCTTGCCGGGCCCGATCTGACCCCCGACGGGCGGCCGCCGGCCGACTGGGAGCTGGACCGGCCGCCGTACCACCTGGAGACCAGCGTCCCGGGCGTGTTCGTGGCGGGTGACGCCCGCGCGGAGTCCGCCAAGCGGGTCGCGTCCGCCGTAGGAGAGGGAGCCATGGCCGTGATGCTCGTCCACCGGTACCTGGAGCAGTCGTGAGCGGGCGGCCGATGCCGTGCAGCCCCGAGGAGATCGGGAAGCTGTTCCTGTTCGAGAAGCTGACGCCCGAGCAGCTGGGCCGGCTGTGCGCCGAGGGCCGGGTGGAGCTGTTCGACCCGGGCCCGGTGTACGCCGAGGGCGAGGACGCCACCTGCTTCTACGTGATGCTGGCGGGGACGGTCGTGCTGTCCCGCCGGGTCGGCGCGGACGACGTGGAGACCAACCGCACCTCGCAGCCCGGGGTGTACGCGGGCGCGATGCAGGCCTACGTCGGCGACCGGGTGCCGCAGGTCTACAACAACTCCATGCGGGTCACCGAGCCGACCCGGTTCTTCGTGCTCCCGGCCGACACCTTCGCGGCCGTGATGCGGGAGTGGTTCCCGATGGCGGTGCACCTGCTGGAGGGGCTGTTCTTCGGGTCCAAGAACACCCAGCGCACCATCGGCCAGCGCGAACGGCTGCTGGCGCTGGGGTCGCTGTCCGCCGGTCTCACGCACGAGCTGAACAACCCGGCGGCGGCCGCGGTACGGGCCACCTCGTCACTGCGGGAGCGGGTGGCGAAGATGCGGCACAAGCTCGCGGTGATCGCCGAGGGCCCGTTCTCCCGCGAGGCGCTCGCGGGACTCATCGAGATCCAGGAGCGCACGGCGGAGCGGGTGGCCAAGGCCCCCTCGCTCAGCCCGCTGGAGGCCGCCGACCGGGAGGACGACCTCGGCGACTGGCTGGAGGACCACGGCATCGAGCACGGCTGGCAGCTCGCGCCGACCTTCGTGCAGGCCGGTCTGGACACCGAGTGGCTCGAACAGGTCGCGGCGGCCGTGGACGCGGAGATCCTGCCGGGAGCGGTGGGCTGGCTCAACTACACGGTCGAGACCGAGCTGCTGATGAACGAGATCGCGGACTCCACCGCCCGCATCTCCCATCTGGTGGACGCGGCCAAGCAGTACGCGCAGCTCGACCGGGCGCCCTACCGGACGGTCGACGTCCACGAACTCCTCGACAGCACCCTGCTGATGCTCTCCGGGAAGATCGGCCCGCGGATCGAGGTCGTCAAGGAGTACGAACGCACGGTGCCGCGGGTCCCGGCCTATCCGGCAGAGCTGAACCAGGTGTGGACCAACCTGATCGACAACGCCGTCGCCGCGGTGAACGACGCGGGCGGCGAGGGGACGCTGACCGTGCGGACGGCGCTGCACCACGACCGGCTGCTGGTGGAGTTCCGCGACACCGGCACCGGGATCGACCCGGAGATCCGGGAGCGCATCTTCGACCCGTTCTTCACCACCAAGCCGGTGGGCGAGGGCACCGGGCTCGGGCTGGACATCTCCTGGCGGATCGTGGTCGACAAGCACCACGGCAGCCTCCAGGTCGAGTCCGTGCCGGGCGACACCCGGTTCCAGGTCCTCCTGCCGCTCACCGCCCCGGAAACCGACCAGACGGATACAGCCGAACCGAGCGAGGAGCCGGTATGACCAGCGACACCGGAATCGATCCCACCGTCCCGCCGAGCGGCACCGGGTGCGCCGAGTGCGACGCGGCCGGCGGCTGGTGGTTCCACCTGCGGCGCTGTGCGAGCTGCGGCCACGTCGGCTGCTGCGACAGCTCGCCCGGACAGCACGCGACCGGCCACTACCGGTCCACCGGGCACCCGCTGGTGCAGAGCTTCGAGCCGGGCGAGGAGTGGTACTGGGACTACGCGACCAGCGAGGTGCGCGAGTCGGGCCCGGGCCTCGCCCCGCCCGGCAGCCACCCGGCCGACCAGCCCTCCCCGGGCCCGGCGGGCCGGGTCCCGGACGACTGGGCGAGCACGCTCCACCGCTGACCCGGCGGCGGGCCGGCGGCCGGGCCCCTGAAACCGGGCAGCCCGCTGCCGGACCCGCGTGTCAGGATGGGCGGCGTGCCGCAGACCTCACTCACCAGCCCGCTCGTCGGCCGCGAGGACGAACTCGCGCGTCTCACCGGCGTACTGGAACGCGCCCGCGCCGGTGAGGCCCGCGCGGTCCTCGTGGCCGGGGACGCCGGGGTCGGCAAGACCCGGACCCTGGACGAGGTCGCCGGGCGCGCCGCCGCGGCCGGGACGACCGTGCTCACCGGTCACTGCGTGGACCTGGGCGACGTGGGTCTGCCGTATCTGCCGTTCACCGAGATCCTGGGCGTGCTCGCCGGCGACCAGCGGTTCGCCGCCGTGCTGGCCGGGCACCCGGTGGCCGACCGGCTGCTCGGCGGCGGGCCGGACGACGGGACCGACGCCGCGCCCTCGCGCCTCAGGCTCTTCGAGGGCGTGGCCGCCCTCCTGACCGACCTGGCGGACGTCGCACCGCTGCTGCTGGTCCTGGAGGACCTGCACTGGGCCGACCAGTCCTCCCGGGACCTGCTGAGGTTCCTGCTCGGCCGGGGGGTTCTCCAGCGGCCGGCGGGCGGGGCCCCGGGCCACCGCCTCGCGCTGTTCGCCTCGTACCGGGCGGACGACCTGCACCGCCGCCATCCGCTGCGCCCGCTGCTGGCCGAACTGGTGCGCCTGCCCGGC encodes the following:
- a CDS encoding TetR/AcrR family transcriptional regulator, which produces MVVRETTGRVTRRRARTRANLLDAAFEVFAVKGFGRVSIEEVCEAAGYSRGAFYSNFASLHELFFALYEQRAGQIAEQVSAALASDGPDLDVPAAVERVTEVLLLDRDWLLVKTDFLVHAARDPDVAQTLLEHRARLRRAIADRLARARGHTALPAVLGDAEHAAHAVVAAYDGVTTQLLLDRDVAHARIWLGQLLTALLTDGSTRH
- a CDS encoding alpha-ketoglutarate-dependent dioxygenase AlkB, which translates into the protein MTTHLQGSLFDQTDEVGLGSLDGLRRTRLGSGAWIDLLPGWLSGADALFERLATGVPWRAERREMYERVVDVPRLLAFYGAADPLPDPLLTEARDALSAHYAEELGEPFTTAGLCHYRDGRDSVAWHGDRIGRGARQDTMVAILSVGAPRDLLLRPVGGGGETVRRPLGHGDLIVMGGSCQRTWEHCVPKSTRAAGPRISVQFRPHGVR
- a CDS encoding MBL fold metallo-hydrolase — protein: MSADVRQVADGTYLVHGGNTNWVILTDGDAVTLVDTGYPGDRRALLESLAAVGSSPEAVAAVLITHAHNDHLGSAEYLRATHGTPVLLHEAEVPHARRDYLQQVSVGTVLRNAWRPGVLPWMRHVLRTGGTEQHPVTAPAAFPADGALDLPGRPVPVHTPGHTDGHCVYHLPDAGVVISGDALVSGHAISRTEGPQLLPDLFHHDRAGAVASLDVVAGLEGDVLLPGHGPVHRGPVKDAADLARERAF
- a CDS encoding DUF4032 domain-containing protein, which translates into the protein MALQISATNPEHPALLLELPWQLPLEQWPEEYLVPLPRGISRHVVRYARAGDEVIAVKELAERPALREYQLLRDLDRLAIPAVDALAVVTGRSDAAGEALEPVLVTRHLGGSLPYRSMFETTLRPATMHRLMDALAVLLVRLHLAGFAWGDCSLSNTLFRRDAGAYAAYLVDAETGDLHPRLSDGQRDYDLDLARVNISGELLDLEASGALHPSVDPVEFGTEICARYRSLWQELTRTSVYPAGKYHYIERRIRRLNDLGFDVAEMQIEHASNGDTVTFVPKVVDAGHHQRQLLRLTGLDAEENQARRLLNDLESWMATQDDYAPGDPLGARPEVLAHRWVREVFRPTVRAVPVELRGAMDPAEIYHELLEHRWYLSERAQHDIGLDTAVEDYLVNILPRARETLQPTAD
- a CDS encoding universal stress protein translates to MTRPITAGSDGSEESLAALAWAAREAVRRGAPLHVVHAWRFQGQGVADAVDRETQEGWARDALARAVGTVAERHPGLTVTTDVREGDAVAALLAAAADAETLVLGSRGHGAVVGFLLGSVGQQVIAEATRPVVLVRAGDEAAAEAGGREVVVGQQGEPEDSADVIGFAFEAAAARGATVRAVRAWALPTVFTYSPGSMALADEAGGLEQYERKALGEALAPWRERFPDVPVVEHVEMGSAGQVLLAVSADAQLMVVGRRARRTAVGARIGSVAHGVLHHAECPVAVVPHR
- a CDS encoding NAD(P)/FAD-dependent oxidoreductase, translated to MAQADAETRTVIMTVDDDPGVSRAVARDLRRRYGATYRIVRAESGESALDALRELKLRGDLVAVILADYRMPQMNGIEFLEQALDVYPGARRVLLTAYADTNAAIDAINVVDLDHYLLKPWDPPEEKLYPVLDDLLQAWRAGDHRPVPSTKVVGHRWSARSSEVREFLARNQVPYRWYSSDEPEGRRLLSAAGQDGQRLPVVITPDGTPLVEPEAPELAARVGLATTPTADFYDLVVIGGGPAGLGAAVYGASEGLRTVLVERSATGGQAGQSSRIENYLGFPDGVSGGQLTERARRQAARFGAEILTAREVTGLEANGAARVVRFSDGSAIAAHSVILATGVSYRQLAAPGTEDLAGCGVFYGSALTEAASCQGHDVYVVGGANSAGQAAMYLARGAKSVTLLVRGESLAASMSYYLIQQIEETPNIHVRCSTVVEGAHGDGHLERLTLRDAVDGATELVDAQWLFVFIGAAPLTDWLDGTVLRDERGFILAGPDLTPDGRPPADWELDRPPYHLETSVPGVFVAGDARAESAKRVASAVGEGAMAVMLVHRYLEQS
- a CDS encoding ATP-binding protein, with amino-acid sequence MSGRPMPCSPEEIGKLFLFEKLTPEQLGRLCAEGRVELFDPGPVYAEGEDATCFYVMLAGTVVLSRRVGADDVETNRTSQPGVYAGAMQAYVGDRVPQVYNNSMRVTEPTRFFVLPADTFAAVMREWFPMAVHLLEGLFFGSKNTQRTIGQRERLLALGSLSAGLTHELNNPAAAAVRATSSLRERVAKMRHKLAVIAEGPFSREALAGLIEIQERTAERVAKAPSLSPLEAADREDDLGDWLEDHGIEHGWQLAPTFVQAGLDTEWLEQVAAAVDAEILPGAVGWLNYTVETELLMNEIADSTARISHLVDAAKQYAQLDRAPYRTVDVHELLDSTLLMLSGKIGPRIEVVKEYERTVPRVPAYPAELNQVWTNLIDNAVAAVNDAGGEGTLTVRTALHHDRLLVEFRDTGTGIDPEIRERIFDPFFTTKPVGEGTGLGLDISWRIVVDKHHGSLQVESVPGDTRFQVLLPLTAPETDQTDTAEPSEEPV
- a CDS encoding UBP-type zinc finger domain-containing protein; its protein translation is MTSDTGIDPTVPPSGTGCAECDAAGGWWFHLRRCASCGHVGCCDSSPGQHATGHYRSTGHPLVQSFEPGEEWYWDYATSEVRESGPGLAPPGSHPADQPSPGPAGRVPDDWASTLHR